One part of the Mariniflexile litorale genome encodes these proteins:
- a CDS encoding pitrilysin family protein translates to MKKLMFFVFLIVLGTSSYAQIEKTVSVEGITEYRLDNGMKVLLFPDNSSQTITVNITYLVGSRHEGYGEKGMAHLLEHMVFKGTPKHPDIPNELTARGARPNGTTYYDRTNYYETFNATEENLDWALDLEADRMVNSFIAKKDLESEFSVVRNEFEMGENSPSRTLMQKVINSAYLWHNYGKSTIGNRSDIERVPIENLQAFYKKYYRPDNAILMITGKFETDKTLALIEEKFTGIKNPELPLRDIPTVEPAQDGEKRVILSRVGDLQILSALYHIPAGSHEDYAVLAIAEEVLTDQPSGRLYKALIDGKKASNIWSYSPFTKEPSFLYINVDVPSDKSLSEAETILLSTLDGLKNHPITEEEVKRAKANLLKGIDQISRNSSYLGTYMSEFIGAGDWRLMFINRDRIESMAVDKVNDAVQRYLINTNRTVGNFIPSKTPIRVEIEHTENLDALVSNYKGKEGYGAGEAFDVSYENIQNRLNFGNLEKTPIEYGFIKKDNRGKTVTLSFTIRNANVDQLMNKGKLAGYTANMLNKGTKNNSRQAIEDKLSELKSSIGFRGSNGKVTVYINTTEENLMASLDLMTDMLKNPKFNEAELDKLKTQELASIEQNKTEPQYLASKKLSELNQKHKKGHPLYNMSIEEEVEAINSVTIKSVQAYYNDFYGISDNATLVVIGNFDEKLIKNYFETNFSNFKNSKPYTPIADKFKVNTVANEKIKTPDKKNAMSLGVLSFEGSQTDEDFAALQIAGEIFGGGVLKSRITTRLRQKDGISYGAGGYVNVDENSKDKNSSIVVYAIYAPENASKVQQGFREEIERFIKDGITEEELKVAVTSWVQGENVSRAKDNELSSTINNNLYYDRDMMFHKAIEDKVTGLTVDAVNKVIKKYFKTLDNWTVVNAGDFVEHEIKNKDEKVD, encoded by the coding sequence ATGAAAAAATTAATGTTTTTTGTGTTTCTAATTGTTTTAGGAACAAGTTCTTACGCTCAAATTGAAAAAACGGTTAGTGTAGAAGGTATTACAGAATATAGGCTGGATAACGGTATGAAGGTATTATTATTTCCTGATAATTCTTCTCAAACCATCACCGTAAATATAACCTATTTAGTAGGGTCCCGCCATGAAGGATACGGAGAAAAAGGAATGGCACATTTACTCGAACACATGGTTTTTAAAGGAACACCTAAGCATCCAGATATCCCTAATGAGCTAACAGCACGCGGCGCTAGACCAAACGGAACGACCTATTATGATAGAACAAATTATTATGAAACGTTTAATGCTACAGAGGAAAATTTAGACTGGGCTTTAGATCTAGAGGCAGATAGAATGGTGAATTCCTTTATAGCTAAAAAAGACTTGGAATCTGAATTTTCAGTAGTTAGAAATGAGTTTGAAATGGGTGAAAATTCACCATCAAGAACTCTTATGCAAAAAGTTATAAATAGTGCTTATTTATGGCATAACTATGGAAAATCTACTATTGGCAATCGTTCTGATATAGAACGTGTGCCTATTGAGAATTTACAAGCTTTTTATAAAAAATATTACCGCCCAGATAATGCGATTTTAATGATAACAGGTAAGTTTGAAACCGATAAAACGTTAGCACTTATTGAGGAAAAGTTTACGGGAATTAAAAATCCCGAGTTACCTTTAAGAGATATTCCCACTGTAGAACCTGCTCAAGACGGTGAAAAACGCGTAATTTTAAGTAGGGTAGGCGATTTACAAATTTTATCTGCATTGTACCATATCCCCGCAGGTTCTCATGAGGATTATGCAGTACTCGCTATTGCAGAAGAAGTATTAACAGATCAGCCTTCAGGGAGATTGTATAAGGCTTTAATTGATGGTAAAAAGGCATCGAATATTTGGTCTTATTCTCCATTTACAAAAGAACCTTCTTTTCTTTATATAAATGTGGATGTGCCATCTGATAAATCGCTATCCGAAGCAGAAACTATCTTATTATCCACTTTAGATGGTTTAAAGAATCATCCAATTACCGAAGAGGAAGTTAAACGTGCTAAGGCTAATTTATTAAAAGGAATAGACCAAATAAGTAGAAATTCATCTTATTTAGGAACCTATATGAGCGAATTTATTGGAGCTGGAGACTGGAGATTGATGTTCATTAATCGCGATAGAATTGAAAGTATGGCAGTCGATAAAGTAAATGATGCTGTACAACGTTATTTGATAAACACAAATAGAACGGTTGGTAATTTTATCCCTTCAAAAACGCCCATACGTGTAGAAATAGAACATACCGAAAATTTAGACGCTTTGGTTTCCAATTATAAAGGGAAAGAAGGGTATGGTGCAGGTGAAGCATTTGATGTATCTTATGAAAACATACAAAATAGACTCAATTTTGGAAATTTAGAAAAAACTCCAATTGAATATGGGTTTATTAAGAAAGATAATCGAGGTAAAACAGTAACACTTTCTTTTACTATTAGAAATGCCAATGTAGATCAACTCATGAATAAAGGTAAGTTAGCTGGTTATACGGCGAACATGCTAAATAAGGGTACCAAAAACAATTCAAGACAAGCTATAGAAGATAAGTTGAGTGAATTAAAATCTTCTATTGGTTTTCGAGGTTCCAATGGAAAAGTTACAGTCTATATAAATACCACCGAAGAAAATTTAATGGCATCGTTAGATTTAATGACAGATATGTTAAAAAATCCAAAATTTAATGAAGCCGAACTGGATAAATTAAAAACTCAAGAATTGGCAAGTATAGAGCAAAATAAAACAGAACCTCAGTATTTAGCTAGTAAAAAATTAAGCGAATTAAACCAAAAACATAAAAAAGGACATCCTTTGTATAATATGTCCATAGAAGAAGAGGTTGAGGCAATAAATTCCGTCACCATTAAATCTGTTCAAGCATATTACAACGATTTTTATGGGATATCAGACAATGCCACTTTAGTTGTTATTGGAAATTTTGATGAAAAATTAATTAAAAATTATTTTGAAACTAATTTTTCAAACTTTAAGAACAGCAAACCTTATACTCCAATTGCTGATAAATTTAAAGTTAATACGGTGGCAAATGAAAAAATTAAAACTCCCGACAAGAAAAACGCTATGAGTTTAGGTGTTTTGTCTTTTGAAGGAAGTCAAACCGACGAAGATTTTGCAGCCTTACAAATAGCTGGCGAAATTTTTGGTGGCGGTGTTTTAAAATCAAGAATTACAACACGTTTGCGCCAAAAAGATGGAATAAGCTATGGGGCAGGCGGGTATGTAAATGTAGATGAAAACAGCAAAGACAAAAATTCGTCGATAGTAGTGTATGCTATTTACGCCCCAGAAAATGCATCGAAAGTGCAACAAGGCTTTAGAGAAGAAATTGAGCGTTTTATTAAAGATGGTATTACAGAAGAAGAATTAAAAGTTGCCGTAACAAGTTGGGTACAAGGTGAAAATGTGTCTAGAGCCAAAGACAACGAACTTTCTTCAACTATTAATAATAATTTATATTATGATAGAGATATGATGTTTCATAAAGCTATTGAAGATAAAGTTACAGGTTTGACGGTTGATGCTGTTAACAAAGTAATCAAAAAATATTTCAAAACATTAGATAATTGGACGGTTGTAAATGCTGGCGATTTTGTTGAACATGAAATAAAAAACAAAGACGAAAAAGTAGATTAA
- a CDS encoding AAA family ATPase produces the protein MGKIIAIANQKGGVGKTTTSINLAASLGVLEKRVLLIDADPQANATSGIGIDVDSIEIGTYQLFEHSISAKDAIMKTETPNLDLIPAHIDLVAIEIELVDKEAREYMLKKALLEIKDDYDYILIDCAPSLGLLTLNALTAADAVIIPIQCEYFALEGLGKLLNTIKSVQKIHNPELDIEGLLLTMYDSRLRLSNQVVEEVQKHFNDMVFQTIIQRNVKLSEAPSFGESIINYDAASKGATNYLSLAKEIINKNA, from the coding sequence ATGGGTAAAATCATTGCAATTGCAAATCAAAAGGGAGGCGTTGGAAAAACAACAACGTCCATAAATTTAGCCGCTTCACTAGGCGTTCTGGAAAAAAGAGTATTACTTATCGATGCTGACCCTCAAGCAAATGCAACTTCTGGAATAGGAATAGACGTAGACTCCATAGAGATAGGAACCTACCAACTTTTCGAGCATTCTATTTCTGCAAAAGATGCTATTATGAAAACAGAAACGCCCAATTTAGATCTTATTCCGGCTCATATTGACTTAGTCGCTATCGAAATAGAACTCGTTGATAAAGAGGCTAGAGAATACATGCTAAAGAAAGCATTGTTAGAAATTAAAGACGATTACGATTATATTTTAATCGATTGTGCACCCTCTTTAGGACTATTAACGTTAAACGCCTTAACCGCTGCCGATGCTGTAATAATACCCATTCAATGTGAGTATTTTGCGCTTGAAGGCTTAGGTAAGCTTTTAAATACGATAAAAAGTGTTCAAAAAATACATAATCCGGAATTAGATATAGAAGGTTTATTACTAACTATGTACGATTCCCGTTTAAGATTGTCAAACCAAGTAGTAGAAGAGGTGCAAAAACATTTTAACGATATGGTATTTCAAACCATTATACAGCGAAATGTAAAATTAAGTGAGGCTCCAAGTTTTGGAGAAAGCATTATTAATTACGATGCCGCTAGTAAAGGCGCTACCAATTATTTAAGTTTGGCTAAAGAAATCATCAATAAAAATGCTTAA
- a CDS encoding ParB/RepB/Spo0J family partition protein, protein MAKAIKKQALGRGLSALLKDPSNDIQSAQDKNADKVVGNIIELDIAFIEVNPFQPRTNFSEESLLELASSIKELGIIQPITVRKLGFTQYQLVSGERRYRASKLLGLETIPAYIRIANDQESLEMALVENIQRQDLDPIEIALSYQRLIEEINLTQEQMSERVGKKRSTITNYLRLLKLDPIIQTGIRDGFISMGHGRALITIEDTTIQLDIYEKVLSNELSVRDTENLVRNYNTTQEVKVTPKKEGGAVEETPKLIKDGITAFSEYFGQKIDVKVSKNGKGKITIPFHSEEDFNRIKKLVEGAK, encoded by the coding sequence ATGGCTAAGGCAATTAAAAAACAAGCTTTAGGAAGAGGTTTATCAGCACTTTTAAAAGACCCAAGCAACGACATTCAATCGGCACAAGACAAAAATGCCGATAAAGTTGTGGGTAATATTATTGAGTTAGATATTGCTTTTATTGAAGTAAATCCGTTTCAACCACGTACTAATTTTAGCGAAGAATCACTGCTTGAATTAGCATCATCTATAAAAGAATTAGGCATCATTCAGCCTATTACAGTTAGAAAATTAGGTTTTACCCAATACCAATTAGTTTCTGGGGAGCGTCGTTATAGAGCATCCAAATTATTAGGTTTAGAAACCATTCCTGCGTATATACGTATTGCAAACGACCAAGAGTCGTTGGAAATGGCATTGGTTGAAAACATTCAACGTCAGGATTTAGACCCTATAGAAATAGCTTTATCCTACCAACGTTTGATTGAAGAAATCAACTTAACACAAGAGCAAATGAGTGAGCGCGTTGGTAAAAAACGCTCCACTATTACAAACTATTTACGTTTGTTAAAATTAGACCCTATTATTCAAACAGGAATACGAGATGGTTTTATTTCGATGGGACATGGTCGTGCTTTAATTACAATTGAAGACACAACCATTCAACTAGATATCTACGAAAAAGTACTTTCAAACGAATTATCAGTAAGAGATACCGAAAACCTAGTGCGTAACTACAATACTACGCAAGAAGTAAAAGTAACTCCAAAAAAAGAAGGAGGAGCAGTAGAAGAAACTCCAAAACTCATTAAAGACGGCATTACGGCTTTTTCAGAATACTTTGGGCAGAAAATAGACGTTAAAGTCTCTAAGAATGGAAAAGGGAAAATTACGATTCCTTTTCATTCTGAAGAAGATTTTAATCGTATTAAAAAATTAGTCGAAGGTGCCAAATAA
- a CDS encoding DUF5683 domain-containing protein, producing the protein MPNKLFIVSIYSLLFCCFLSAQEKNKKKKELPEALVVDSIIEIRNPYNPLSPAKAAFYSAVLPGLGQAYNKRYWKIPIVYGGLATGIYFYSTNNKEYNRYRDAYKSRLAGLKTDEFYFDTEGNQLTTPRVSTDGLERGQKFYRKNKEISLLVTLGIYALNIIDANVDAHLMQYNVDENLSLAPHFKINEIDATSNLGLTLNFKF; encoded by the coding sequence GTGCCAAATAAATTATTTATAGTAAGCATATACTCACTATTATTTTGCTGCTTTCTGTCTGCTCAAGAAAAAAACAAAAAAAAAAAAGAGCTACCTGAAGCCCTAGTAGTTGATTCTATTATAGAAATTAGAAATCCTTACAATCCGCTTTCTCCAGCAAAAGCCGCATTCTATTCGGCGGTTTTACCTGGTTTGGGGCAAGCTTATAATAAAAGGTACTGGAAAATCCCCATTGTTTATGGTGGATTAGCTACTGGTATTTATTTTTATTCCACCAATAATAAAGAATACAACCGATACAGAGATGCCTACAAAAGCAGACTTGCAGGTTTAAAAACCGATGAGTTTTATTTTGATACTGAAGGCAACCAATTAACTACACCACGAGTTTCTACTGATGGTTTAGAACGCGGACAAAAATTCTATCGAAAAAACAAAGAAATTTCGCTTTTGGTAACACTGGGTATTTACGCATTAAACATTATTGATGCCAATGTTGATGCACATCTAATGCAATATAATGTAGATGAAAACCTATCTTTGGCACCACATTTTAAAATCAATGAGATTGATGCAACAAGCAATCTTGGATTAACTTTAAATTTTAAATTTTAA
- the dapB gene encoding 4-hydroxy-tetrahydrodipicolinate reductase translates to MNIALLGYGKMGKTIEQIAIKRGHTVVLTVDKDDKGYDITKADVAIDFSIPSVAFNNISNCINNGVPVISGTTGWLDNYDNAVTLCKEKKGAFIYASNYSLGVNIFFELNKTLAKMMSTLKQYNVSMEEIHHTQKLDAPSGTAISLANDIIANNSNFEAWKLNEPADRTIPIVAKRIEDVPGTHTVNYESEVDTITIEHVAHTRQGFALGAVIAAEWIVGKTGVFTMNDVLNIG, encoded by the coding sequence ATGAATATTGCTTTACTTGGATACGGAAAAATGGGAAAAACCATTGAGCAAATTGCTATTAAACGCGGCCACACTGTTGTTTTAACCGTTGATAAAGATGACAAAGGTTACGATATTACAAAAGCAGATGTTGCCATCGATTTCAGTATTCCAAGCGTGGCTTTTAATAACATTTCAAATTGTATAAACAACGGGGTTCCTGTAATTTCTGGAACTACTGGTTGGCTAGACAATTATGATAATGCAGTCACTTTATGTAAAGAAAAGAAAGGTGCTTTTATTTATGCTTCAAATTATAGTTTAGGCGTTAACATCTTTTTCGAGCTTAATAAAACATTGGCTAAAATGATGAGTACTCTAAAACAATACAATGTGTCTATGGAAGAAATTCACCATACACAAAAATTAGACGCCCCTAGTGGAACTGCCATTTCTTTAGCTAATGATATTATTGCAAATAATTCCAATTTTGAAGCTTGGAAATTAAATGAACCTGCAGACAGAACCATTCCTATTGTGGCAAAACGTATTGAAGATGTTCCGGGAACGCACACCGTAAATTACGAAAGTGAAGTAGACACCATTACCATAGAACACGTGGCACATACCAGACAAGGTTTTGCTTTAGGCGCAGTTATTGCTGCCGAATGGATTGTTGGTAAAACTGGCGTATTCACCATGAACGATGTGTTAAATATTGGTTAA
- the lepB gene encoding signal peptidase I, translating into MTLMQWFIFILIIQVIHGLGTWKLYIKAGRQAWEAFVPVYNGIILMKIINRPWWWVILLFLPIVNLIMFAVVWVETARSFGKNTNLDTFLAVITLGVYNYYLNYFTDVKYVENRSLHPKSATGDWVSSILFAIVAATIVHTYFIQPFTIPSSSLEKSLLVGDFLFVSKFHYGARVPMTTVGAPMVHDTIPVLKNKSYLFDDHKGSHSWKNKLQLPYLRIPGFENIKRNEIVVFNQPADTLLDMNDFHPDRNYYKPIDKKTNLVKRCVGVAGDSLEVRNGYVYINGKQNVLPDRAHLQFSYHVQPKTSQFNPAYLKERYDITDGFGIINDKNTYYFSAISDEALSKFKDNPNVVSITPVKAEKGVRDPNIFPHDPNYNWNIDFFGPLYIPEAGKTIDINLKVLPLYKRVITEYEGNTLQVNGNQILINGQVATSYTFKQNYYWMMGDNRHNSIDARSWGFVPFDHVVGKPVFIWMSWDGKKPRWDRFFTTVGGTGKATSFLIPFLVLMLAWFGFNKWRARKKKNS; encoded by the coding sequence ATGACATTAATGCAATGGTTTATTTTCATCTTAATTATTCAAGTAATTCACGGTTTAGGTACTTGGAAATTATACATTAAAGCAGGAAGGCAAGCATGGGAAGCCTTTGTTCCTGTGTATAATGGAATTATTTTAATGAAAATTATCAATCGTCCGTGGTGGTGGGTTATCCTATTATTTTTACCAATTGTAAACCTTATTATGTTTGCTGTAGTTTGGGTAGAAACCGCAAGGAGTTTTGGTAAAAACACTAATTTAGATACGTTTTTAGCGGTAATTACTTTAGGTGTTTACAACTATTATTTAAACTATTTTACCGATGTTAAATACGTAGAAAACAGAAGTTTACACCCTAAATCGGCTACTGGTGATTGGGTGAGTTCTATTTTATTTGCCATTGTAGCCGCTACCATTGTACACACCTATTTTATTCAACCATTTACCATTCCATCATCATCTTTAGAAAAATCGTTATTAGTAGGCGACTTTCTATTTGTAAGTAAGTTTCATTATGGAGCAAGAGTACCTATGACTACTGTAGGCGCCCCTATGGTACATGATACCATTCCCGTATTAAAAAATAAATCGTATTTGTTTGATGACCATAAAGGAAGTCATTCTTGGAAAAACAAGCTACAACTACCTTACCTTAGAATCCCTGGTTTTGAAAACATCAAACGAAATGAAATTGTAGTGTTTAATCAACCTGCAGATACGTTGTTGGATATGAACGACTTTCATCCAGACAGAAACTATTACAAGCCTATTGACAAAAAAACCAATTTAGTTAAACGTTGTGTTGGTGTTGCTGGTGATTCTTTAGAAGTTCGAAACGGCTATGTGTACATAAACGGAAAACAAAATGTACTACCAGATAGAGCACATTTACAATTTAGCTACCATGTACAGCCAAAAACATCGCAATTTAACCCTGCATATCTTAAAGAACGCTATGATATAACAGATGGTTTTGGTATTATAAATGATAAAAACACCTATTATTTTTCTGCTATTTCTGATGAAGCGTTATCAAAATTTAAAGACAACCCTAATGTTGTAAGCATCACGCCTGTTAAAGCTGAAAAAGGTGTTAGAGACCCAAATATTTTTCCTCACGACCCAAACTATAATTGGAACATTGACTTTTTTGGCCCCCTTTACATTCCTGAAGCGGGAAAAACAATTGATATAAATTTAAAAGTATTACCTCTTTACAAACGTGTTATAACCGAATACGAAGGCAATACACTACAAGTAAATGGCAATCAAATTTTAATAAATGGACAAGTAGCCACTAGCTACACTTTTAAACAAAACTATTATTGGATGATGGGAGACAACCGTCATAACTCGATAGATGCACGCTCTTGGGGCTTTGTTCCTTTTGACCACGTTGTTGGAAAACCAGTATTCATTTGGATGAGTTGGGATGGTAAAAAACCACGTTGGGATCGTTTCTTTACTACGGTTGGAGGTACAGGTAAAGCAACTTCATTCTTAATTCCTTTTCTGGTTTTAATGTTGGCTTGGTTTGGATTTAATAAATGGAGAGCAAGGAAGAAAAAGAATAGTTAA
- a CDS encoding WbqC family protein, whose amino-acid sequence MNILIHPTYFPSIAHFVAITSAENVMFEVDDNFLKQTYRNRAYIYGANGKLALNIPVIHTQKNRQKYRDVKIFNETNWQDLHWKSLLSAYRTSPFFEFYEDELHTLFNIRANYILDYNLKCFEVICDCLQLDLNTSKSQIYQKTIEDTTDFRHLVIAKKEPAQPFDNYTQVFSDKHGFIPNLSILDLLFNEGPNALSYLESQTLIPH is encoded by the coding sequence ATGAACATTTTAATTCATCCAACATATTTTCCAAGCATAGCACATTTTGTAGCTATTACTAGTGCTGAAAATGTTATGTTTGAAGTTGATGATAATTTTTTAAAACAAACCTACAGAAACCGAGCTTACATATATGGCGCAAACGGTAAACTGGCATTAAACATACCTGTAATTCATACACAGAAAAACAGGCAGAAGTATCGGGATGTTAAAATTTTCAATGAAACCAATTGGCAGGATTTACATTGGAAATCATTACTTTCAGCATATAGAACCTCGCCTTTTTTTGAGTTTTACGAAGATGAATTACATACTTTATTCAATATAAGAGCTAATTATATTTTAGATTATAATTTAAAATGTTTCGAAGTTATTTGTGATTGTTTGCAATTAGATTTGAACACTTCAAAATCTCAAATTTATCAGAAAACCATTGAAGACACAACCGATTTTAGACACTTGGTGATCGCAAAAAAAGAACCAGCACAACCATTTGACAATTACACTCAAGTATTTAGCGACAAACACGGTTTTATACCAAACCTTAGTATTTTAGATTTGTTATTTAATGAAGGACCAAATGCCTTAAGTTATTTAGAATCTCAAACTTTGATACCTCACTAA
- a CDS encoding DUF6122 family protein: protein MLQTIAHYGCHFVIPLIIALIFFKSNWKFAYLIMILGMLIDLDHLLATPIFDPNRCSIGFHPLHSYYAVGVYLLLLIPKKTRLIGLGLVIHIFADLVDCTLM from the coding sequence ATGCTACAAACTATTGCACATTACGGTTGTCATTTTGTAATCCCGTTAATCATTGCATTGATTTTTTTTAAATCGAACTGGAAATTTGCTTACCTAATTATGATTTTAGGGATGCTGATAGATTTAGATCATTTGTTAGCAACCCCTATTTTCGACCCAAACAGATGTAGTATAGGCTTCCATCCACTACACTCCTATTATGCCGTTGGTGTTTATCTATTGCTTTTAATTCCGAAGAAAACCAGGTTGATTGGTTTAGGTCTCGTTATACATATTTTTGCTGATTTGGTAGATTGTACACTCATGTAG
- a CDS encoding endonuclease/exonuclease/phosphatase family protein: MKKLSTINKIIYVINILVAVVLLLAYALPFLPPRTFSVLSVLSLGVPFLILCNVLFFLYWLLRVRKQLIASLLVLLIGQMVFGSLYRFSSSKKIESTNNIKVMNYNVRLFNLYDWIPQKNIDTKIVGFIKTEAPDILCIQDYRPSPSVDFSFFKYKFEKISGKKIHNGQIILSKFPIINSGSLEFPNTHNNAIFADVVKGKDTIRVYNIHLQSLKIDTDVEKLKQESTSRIFKKVENTFMRQQFQSEIFLKHKKQCHYKTIICGDFNNTAYSYVYRKIKGDLNDTFKEAGNGFGRTYEFKFFPVRIDYIFSDEVFTVNGFKAYNQHYSDHYPIMATLSLVD; the protein is encoded by the coding sequence ATGAAAAAATTAAGCACTATAAATAAGATTATTTACGTTATCAATATTTTGGTTGCTGTTGTTCTGTTATTAGCTTATGCTTTACCTTTTTTACCACCCAGAACCTTTTCTGTATTATCTGTACTTAGTTTAGGGGTGCCTTTTTTGATTTTATGTAATGTGCTGTTCTTTTTATACTGGTTACTTAGGGTTAGAAAACAACTCATAGCATCGTTACTGGTGCTTTTAATTGGACAGATGGTATTTGGGTCGTTATATAGATTTTCGTCTTCAAAAAAAATTGAAAGCACAAATAATATTAAAGTGATGAATTACAATGTAAGGTTGTTTAATTTGTATGACTGGATTCCTCAAAAAAATATTGATACTAAAATAGTAGGTTTTATTAAAACCGAAGCTCCCGATATTTTATGTATTCAAGATTATCGACCAAGTCCAAGTGTCGATTTTTCTTTTTTTAAGTATAAATTTGAAAAAATTTCAGGAAAAAAAATACATAATGGGCAAATTATTTTATCTAAGTTTCCAATAATAAATTCGGGATCTTTAGAGTTTCCAAACACTCATAATAACGCCATTTTTGCCGATGTAGTAAAAGGAAAAGATACAATAAGAGTTTATAATATTCATTTACAATCCTTGAAAATCGATACCGATGTAGAAAAGCTTAAACAAGAAAGTACATCACGTATTTTTAAGAAAGTTGAAAATACCTTTATGAGACAACAGTTTCAATCGGAGATATTTTTAAAACATAAAAAACAATGTCATTATAAAACGATTATTTGTGGTGATTTTAATAATACAGCGTATTCGTACGTATACCGAAAAATTAAAGGAGATTTAAATGATACTTTTAAAGAAGCTGGCAATGGTTTTGGACGCACTTATGAATTCAAATTTTTTCCCGTGCGTATAGATTATATTTTTTCAGATGAAGTCTTTACTGTTAATGGGTTCAAGGCGTATAATCAACATTATTCCGATCATTATCCTATCATGGCTACTTTGAGTTTAGTGGATTAG
- a CDS encoding rhomboid family intramembrane serine protease gives MSLTNDIKYKFANLNVLEKIIVANLAVYILALLLNLNWFELPSDLGNFILKPWALITYAFVHYDFLHILFNMLWLYVIGRMFLNLFSAKMALNIYFLGAMSGGLLFMLCYTLFPSVFGANSNLVGASAAVRALLIFLCAYMPNQEVRFFMFNLKLWYIGLAIIILDVLGVFTGIRNPEVGNAGGNLAHLGGALLGYFYAKQLLKGDDIGKGFEHLVDLVVSLFKPSKKGPLKTVHKNKSKVGGYTKSDFNEFNNQKKIDVILDKISKSGYDSLTVEEKEFLFRAGK, from the coding sequence ATGAGTTTAACAAACGACATAAAATATAAATTCGCCAACCTGAATGTTTTAGAAAAAATTATAGTGGCTAACCTAGCTGTATATATTCTAGCATTGTTGCTAAATTTAAATTGGTTTGAATTACCTAGTGATTTAGGTAATTTTATATTGAAGCCTTGGGCACTAATTACCTATGCTTTTGTACATTATGATTTTTTACATATTCTTTTTAACATGCTTTGGTTATATGTTATTGGACGTATGTTTTTAAATTTATTTAGTGCAAAAATGGCTTTGAATATTTACTTTCTTGGAGCCATGTCTGGCGGATTGTTGTTTATGTTATGTTATACCCTGTTTCCAAGTGTATTTGGTGCTAATTCTAATTTAGTTGGGGCATCGGCAGCAGTAAGAGCCTTATTGATTTTTCTTTGTGCTTATATGCCCAATCAAGAGGTGCGATTCTTTATGTTTAACTTAAAGCTTTGGTATATTGGATTAGCAATCATAATACTAGATGTGTTAGGTGTTTTTACAGGCATTCGTAATCCTGAAGTAGGTAATGCGGGTGGGAATTTGGCACACTTAGGAGGCGCCTTATTGGGCTATTTTTATGCAAAACAATTATTAAAGGGTGACGATATAGGAAAAGGTTTCGAACATCTAGTAGACTTGGTTGTTAGCCTGTTTAAACCATCAAAAAAAGGGCCTTTGAAAACGGTTCATAAAAATAAGAGTAAAGTTGGAGGATATACTAAATCAGATTTTAACGAGTTTAATAATCAAAAGAAAATTGATGTTATCTTAGATAAAATAAGCAAAAGCGGTTACGATAGTTTAACGGTAGAAGAAAAAGAATTTTTATTCAGGGCAGGGAAATAG